From Trichocoleus sp. FACHB-46, one genomic window encodes:
- a CDS encoding EamA family transporter, with translation MGQLNNTPSEPLRDPLASAEAGEPQTEQTLKAVSQDLKRLHQDLIVQFAQDIARLQAEKSHLIEDINQLRDQHQQLKADGHEVLGQRQFVQQQTWAKQLAQAIADHWQIFLRQRLNQSTAPVRQPWGQATNANPLSQGSLATNDEISQLLVPLEKAFSTTFKTLQQELDSHQSWLSQQLNRVDSPEQQGEIILSALVQRLREQLQAGENSSAQLLAGDRFTPFLDATSEGRSLTQSSQAINLPFEPRPSSKPEPPLTAPLPSAQGAQEPPTVSPQVKPQAKRPSQVQVGLILVLLSSVALSFHNVVVKVLFRSHEVLGLGQIGGVIMPGLGNSLLILWMRMLIVVPLLALLAPVLYPPMWRDIKRFLLAPDRRPLRNVVGSGGFLFLSQVLIYTALAQIAAGTAITIFFIYPTITVLLAWKIFGDRPTVFRLVVMAVICSGGVLALPQVTGPATGNLWLGSAAAAASGFAFAGYVILTGLCTRMLNPVPVSLIQFVTIFVLSSVVLMFPAQALTVKIQPAMWPGFMLGCLVLGAATLLGYLFTNIGIRLIGAAPASIISATGPAFTAILAWLIIQDQLESRQWFGVLLVTLGVAGLNLERLRGQLKPKSS, from the coding sequence ATGGGGCAACTGAATAACACTCCATCAGAACCGCTCCGCGACCCATTAGCAAGCGCGGAAGCAGGAGAGCCACAGACGGAGCAGACGCTCAAAGCCGTGTCGCAGGACCTGAAGCGCCTGCATCAAGACTTAATTGTGCAGTTTGCTCAAGATATCGCCCGCCTTCAGGCCGAGAAATCTCACTTAATCGAAGATATTAATCAACTGCGCGACCAACACCAGCAGTTGAAAGCTGACGGTCACGAGGTGTTAGGTCAGCGGCAATTTGTTCAGCAGCAGACTTGGGCTAAGCAACTAGCGCAGGCGATCGCGGACCATTGGCAAATCTTTTTGAGGCAGCGACTCAACCAGTCAACCGCTCCAGTTCGTCAGCCTTGGGGACAGGCAACCAACGCTAACCCGTTGAGCCAAGGCAGCCTTGCAACCAATGATGAGATTTCCCAACTGCTGGTGCCTTTAGAGAAAGCTTTTAGCACCACCTTCAAAACTTTGCAGCAGGAGCTAGACAGCCACCAAAGCTGGCTATCACAACAGCTGAACCGAGTGGACAGCCCAGAACAGCAAGGAGAAATCATTTTATCTGCGCTAGTTCAGCGCCTACGAGAGCAACTCCAGGCAGGAGAAAACAGCTCTGCTCAACTATTAGCAGGCGATCGCTTCACGCCGTTTCTAGATGCGACTTCAGAAGGGCGATCGCTGACTCAATCTTCGCAAGCAATTAATCTGCCCTTCGAGCCTAGACCGAGTTCCAAACCAGAACCTCCCTTAACTGCACCGCTACCCAGTGCTCAGGGTGCTCAGGAGCCTCCCACCGTTTCCCCTCAGGTGAAGCCCCAAGCCAAGCGCCCCTCTCAAGTGCAAGTGGGTTTAATTTTAGTGTTGCTCTCATCTGTGGCGTTATCCTTCCATAACGTCGTGGTCAAAGTCCTGTTTAGGTCTCACGAGGTCCTCGGTTTAGGCCAGATCGGTGGCGTGATTATGCCAGGGCTGGGTAACTCGTTATTAATTTTGTGGATGCGGATGTTGATTGTTGTGCCTTTACTGGCTCTACTGGCACCCGTGCTGTATCCCCCCATGTGGCGTGACATTAAACGGTTTTTGCTAGCACCCGATCGGCGGCCTTTGAGGAATGTTGTGGGGAGTGGGGGGTTTTTGTTTCTGTCGCAAGTGCTGATCTACACGGCTCTGGCTCAAATTGCGGCTGGCACTGCAATCACCATTTTCTTTATCTATCCCACCATTACCGTGTTGCTCGCTTGGAAGATTTTTGGCGATCGCCCCACTGTATTTCGCTTAGTGGTCATGGCAGTGATTTGCTCTGGTGGTGTTTTAGCCTTACCCCAAGTTACAGGCCCCGCAACCGGTAATCTCTGGCTAGGAAGCGCTGCTGCTGCTGCCTCTGGATTTGCCTTTGCTGGCTATGTAATTTTGACTGGGTTGTGTACCCGTATGCTAAATCCGGTACCTGTCAGCCTGATTCAATTCGTCACAATTTTTGTTCTCTCCAGCGTCGTTTTGATGTTCCCGGCTCAAGCTCTGACTGTCAAGATTCAGCCAGCTATGTGGCCTGGTTTCATGCTAGGCTGTTTAGTCTTAGGCGCTGCTACTCTGCTGGGCTACCTCTTTACTAACATTGGTATTCGCTTAATTGGTGCCGCTCCTGCCTCGATTATTAGTGCCACAGGGCCCGCATTCACCGCTATCCTCGCTTGGTTGATTATTCAAGACCAACTGGAAAGCCGCCAGTGGTTTGGCGTGCTGTTAGTCACGCTAGGAGTGGCGGGTTTGAATTTAGAACGGCTGCGAGGACAGCTGAAACCGAAGTCCAGCTAG
- a CDS encoding type IV pilus twitching motility protein PilT, giving the protein MTESQRPPISPPPAPGPRVPPPPPPPMRSAATTVPTGATQQMSPQTMPMPTATAAQNPAPPPMAPPPAPPGSPAGHRPGAPPSSPNAARKTNTGAPTLEQLVREAYDKGFSDVHLGVGETPRFRNRGEIDTTNYPVTDEATFMSWLREILSDEEIRRFQDTLDFDGASQYDFARIRINIFDSLHGPAMVLRLIPVKILTMEELSLPPVFRDLCHYHKGLILVTGPTGSGKSTTMAAMIDYINKEMPKNIISIEDPIEFVHKSRRSLIKQREVGINTLKFDNALKASLREDPDIILIGEMRDRETVNTALKAAQTGHLVFGTLHTNSAVKTIERILNLYNPEEQGPMRIQVAESLIGVIAQGLVRTTDGKRAAIHEIMINTDAIRDYIKRGEVDEVEAIIPKCTFDGMCTMNQSLYKLYEAGRITEETALEASPKANEMAMTLRGRI; this is encoded by the coding sequence ATGACAGAATCACAGCGCCCACCCATCTCGCCGCCCCCTGCTCCTGGTCCCCGCGTACCTCCACCGCCTCCACCTCCCATGCGGTCTGCTGCCACTACTGTACCTACAGGGGCTACTCAGCAAATGTCTCCCCAGACGATGCCTATGCCAACGGCTACCGCAGCTCAAAACCCTGCGCCGCCCCCAATGGCTCCTCCCCCAGCGCCTCCTGGATCTCCTGCGGGGCACCGTCCTGGTGCGCCACCGAGTTCTCCTAATGCGGCTCGCAAAACCAATACTGGCGCACCCACCCTAGAGCAGTTGGTCCGGGAAGCTTACGATAAAGGCTTTTCTGACGTTCACTTGGGAGTTGGTGAAACTCCGCGCTTCCGGAACCGGGGAGAAATTGACACGACGAACTACCCCGTTACAGATGAAGCCACCTTTATGAGTTGGTTGCGAGAGATTTTGTCTGATGAGGAAATTCGGCGTTTTCAAGACACGCTAGATTTTGACGGTGCCTCTCAGTACGACTTTGCCCGCATCCGGATCAATATTTTTGATTCCCTACACGGCCCTGCAATGGTGCTGCGATTGATTCCGGTGAAGATCCTGACGATGGAGGAACTCAGCCTACCTCCGGTCTTCCGCGATTTGTGCCATTACCACAAAGGCTTGATCTTGGTGACAGGGCCAACAGGTTCCGGTAAGTCCACCACGATGGCGGCGATGATCGACTACATCAATAAGGAGATGCCGAAAAACATCATCTCCATTGAGGACCCGATTGAATTCGTCCACAAAAGTCGGCGATCGCTGATCAAGCAACGGGAAGTCGGGATTAACACCCTCAAGTTTGATAACGCCCTAAAGGCCTCTTTGCGGGAAGATCCAGACATCATCCTGATCGGGGAGATGCGCGATCGCGAGACAGTGAACACGGCACTCAAGGCAGCGCAAACAGGTCACTTAGTGTTTGGTACCTTGCACACCAACAGCGCTGTGAAAACGATTGAGCGGATTCTGAACCTCTATAACCCAGAGGAGCAAGGCCCCATGCGGATTCAGGTAGCTGAGTCTCTTATCGGTGTCATTGCTCAGGGTCTCGTGCGGACGACCGACGGCAAACGGGCCGCGATTCACGAAATCATGATCAACACTGACGCCATCCGTGACTACATTAAGCGGGGCGAAGTGGACGAAGTTGAGGCGATCATTCCGAAATGTACCTTTGACGGTATGTGCACGATGAACCAGTCGCTGTACAAACTCTACGAAGCAGGTCGGATTACTGAGGAAACCGCACTAGAAGCGTCACCTAAGGCGAACGAAATGGCTATGACCCTGAGAGGCCGTATCTAG
- a CDS encoding circadian clock KaiB family protein, whose amino-acid sequence MNQARSSPPQLFKGIALFTPKGDLIYCIDPNKQKRWHLHLCVALQEILRLPEPPHFLVPCYTATIDRWLDPQTKQVRVFAEAYPPVLRHQALLNALFETKHLAWQPVAIADGLCDPMVLAAYRRQFPQLWESHELIVRFDQNFSRWESAATAPSRSLHELDETPVASKRTTQGYVLRLFVSGHSAATERTLQTLHELLENSLHHPYTLKVIDILKHPEQAETDQVSATPTLVRVWPHPVRRIVGELDNVNRILQVLGTPDS is encoded by the coding sequence TTGAATCAAGCTCGCTCTTCACCGCCACAACTATTCAAAGGCATTGCCCTATTTACGCCTAAAGGGGATCTAATTTATTGCATCGATCCAAACAAGCAAAAGCGTTGGCATTTGCATTTATGTGTGGCTTTGCAAGAAATTTTGCGCTTACCGGAACCGCCTCACTTTCTCGTTCCTTGCTACACTGCCACGATCGATCGCTGGCTTGATCCTCAAACTAAGCAGGTGCGCGTGTTTGCAGAAGCTTATCCGCCGGTTTTACGTCATCAAGCCTTGCTCAATGCTTTATTTGAAACCAAACATTTAGCTTGGCAACCTGTGGCGATCGCTGATGGCTTATGTGACCCTATGGTTTTGGCCGCTTATCGCCGCCAATTTCCCCAACTGTGGGAATCGCATGAATTAATTGTCCGTTTCGACCAAAACTTTTCTCGTTGGGAAAGTGCTGCTACGGCACCGTCGCGATCGCTCCATGAGCTAGATGAGACGCCTGTGGCATCTAAGCGCACCACCCAGGGATATGTGCTCCGATTGTTTGTATCTGGACATAGTGCGGCAACTGAGCGAACTCTACAAACCTTGCATGAACTTTTAGAGAATTCGCTGCATCACCCCTATACACTCAAGGTCATTGATATTCTGAAGCACCCCGAACAAGCTGAGACAGACCAAGTTTCTGCTACACCAACACTGGTGCGAGTATGGCCTCATCCAGTGCGGCGCATTGTGGGAGAGCTAGATAATGTGAACCGAATTCTACAGGTCCTTGGCACACCAGATAGCTAG
- a CDS encoding transposase has protein sequence MSKPQLGSLSKSCKGHRGKNISLIGGMSIDGLIATFTIVGSVNTDVFLFYIQEILTPRLWVGAIIVMDNLPVHHASVVHEAIEAVGAQVVFLPPYSPELSPIELCWSKLKQLLCSAKTRTSEALDQALSKVLNECISDEDALGWFAHCGLFI, from the coding sequence TTGAGTAAGCCACAGCTTGGTAGCCTTAGTAAGTCTTGCAAGGGGCATCGAGGCAAGAATATCTCGTTGATTGGTGGCATGAGTATCGATGGTTTGATTGCCACCTTCACGATTGTCGGCAGCGTCAATACCGACGTGTTTCTGTTCTACATCCAAGAGATTCTGACACCTCGACTGTGGGTAGGAGCAATCATTGTGATGGATAACTTACCGGTTCATCATGCCTCAGTTGTTCACGAAGCGATCGAGGCTGTTGGAGCCCAAGTTGTGTTTTTGCCGCCTTACTCCCCCGAGCTTTCCCCAATCGAGTTATGTTGGTCGAAACTCAAGCAACTGTTATGCTCGGCGAAAACTCGAACTAGCGAAGCCCTCGACCAAGCATTAAGCAAGGTGCTCAACGAGTGCATTTCTGATGAGGATGCTCTTGGCTGGTTCGCTCACTGTGGTCTATTCATCTGA
- the psaB gene encoding photosystem I core protein PsaB, which yields MATKFPKFSQDLAQDPTTRRIWYGIATAHDFESHDGMTEENLYQKIFASHFGHLAIIFLWTSSLLFHVAWQGNFETWIKDPLNVRPIAHAIWDPHFGQPAIDAFTQGGASGPVNVAYSGVYHWWYTIGMRTNGDLYQGSVFLLILSAVFLFAGWLHLQPKFRPSLSWFKNAESRLNHHLAGLFGVSSLAWTGHLVHVAIPESRGQHVGWDNFLTTLPHPEGLRPFFTGNWGVYAENPDSAQHLFGTAEGSGNAILTFLGGFHPQTQSLWLTDMAHHHLAIAVIFIIAGHQYRTNFGIGHNIKDMLNAKNFFGAKTEGQGNLPHQGLYDTYNNSLHFQLGIHLAALGTVLSLVAQHMYAMPPYAFMAKDFTTQAALYTHHQYIAGFLMIGAFAHGAIFWVRDYDPDQNKGNVLDRVLRHKEAIISHLSWVSLFLGFHTLGLYVHNDVVVAFGTPEKQILIEPVFAQFIQASHGKALYGFNTLLSNADSVASNAGATYLPGWLDAINSGTNSLFLTIGPGDFLVHHAIALGLHVTTLICVKGALDARGTKLMPDKKDFGFTFPCDGPGRGGTCQTSAWEQSFYLAVFWMLNTLGWVTFYWHWKHLAVWQGNVAQFNESSTYLMGWLRDYLWLNSAQLINGYNPYGMNNLAVWGWMFLFGHLVWATGFMFLISWRGYWQELIETLVWAHERTPLANLVRWKDKPVALSIVQGWLTGLVHFTVGYVLTYAAFLIASTASKFG from the coding sequence ATGGCAACTAAATTCCCTAAATTTAGCCAGGACCTCGCTCAAGACCCGACTACACGTCGGATTTGGTACGGGATCGCAACGGCTCACGACTTTGAAAGCCATGACGGCATGACGGAAGAAAATCTTTACCAAAAGATTTTTGCTTCTCACTTCGGTCACTTGGCAATCATCTTCCTGTGGACTTCTAGCCTCCTGTTCCACGTCGCCTGGCAAGGTAACTTCGAAACCTGGATCAAAGATCCACTGAATGTCCGTCCCATTGCTCACGCGATTTGGGACCCCCACTTTGGTCAACCTGCGATTGATGCGTTCACTCAAGGTGGCGCTTCTGGCCCGGTTAACGTGGCTTACTCTGGTGTTTATCACTGGTGGTACACCATCGGGATGCGCACTAACGGTGACCTCTACCAAGGTTCCGTATTCCTGCTCATCCTCTCTGCGGTTTTCTTGTTCGCAGGTTGGTTGCACCTCCAACCCAAGTTCCGTCCTAGTCTCTCTTGGTTCAAGAATGCTGAGTCTCGCCTGAACCACCACCTCGCTGGTTTGTTTGGTGTTAGCTCTTTGGCTTGGACTGGTCACTTGGTTCACGTTGCTATCCCCGAATCTCGCGGACAGCACGTGGGTTGGGATAACTTCCTGACGACTCTGCCTCACCCAGAAGGTCTACGTCCCTTCTTCACAGGTAACTGGGGTGTTTATGCAGAGAACCCAGATAGTGCTCAACATCTGTTTGGTACTGCTGAAGGTTCGGGTAATGCAATCCTGACTTTCTTGGGTGGCTTCCATCCTCAGACTCAGTCCTTGTGGCTGACTGACATGGCTCACCACCACCTAGCGATCGCAGTGATCTTCATCATTGCGGGACACCAGTACCGCACCAACTTCGGAATTGGTCACAACATCAAAGACATGTTGAACGCCAAGAACTTCTTTGGCGCTAAGACCGAAGGTCAAGGTAACTTGCCTCACCAAGGCTTGTACGACACCTACAACAACTCTCTGCACTTCCAATTAGGCATTCACTTAGCAGCGCTAGGAACTGTGCTTTCTTTGGTCGCGCAGCACATGTATGCGATGCCTCCTTACGCCTTCATGGCGAAGGACTTTACCACTCAGGCAGCTCTGTACACCCATCACCAGTACATTGCAGGCTTCTTAATGATTGGTGCGTTCGCTCACGGCGCTATCTTCTGGGTTCGTGACTACGATCCAGATCAGAACAAAGGCAACGTGCTCGATCGCGTCCTCCGTCACAAAGAAGCGATCATCTCTCACCTGAGCTGGGTATCTCTCTTCCTGGGTTTCCACACCCTAGGTCTCTACGTCCATAACGACGTTGTAGTTGCTTTCGGTACTCCTGAAAAGCAAATCCTGATTGAGCCTGTATTCGCTCAGTTCATTCAGGCTTCCCACGGTAAGGCTCTCTATGGCTTCAACACCCTGCTATCAAATGCGGATAGTGTTGCTTCCAATGCTGGCGCTACTTACCTACCTGGTTGGCTCGATGCCATCAACAGCGGCACCAACTCCCTCTTCTTGACCATCGGTCCTGGCGACTTCCTAGTTCACCATGCGATCGCTCTGGGTCTGCACGTTACGACCTTGATTTGCGTCAAGGGTGCGTTGGATGCTCGCGGTACCAAGCTGATGCCCGATAAAAAGGACTTCGGTTTCACCTTCCCTTGCGACGGCCCCGGACGAGGCGGCACTTGCCAGACCTCTGCATGGGAACAGTCGTTCTACCTTGCTGTTTTCTGGATGCTGAACACCCTTGGTTGGGTCACCTTCTACTGGCACTGGAAGCATCTGGCTGTATGGCAAGGCAACGTAGCTCAGTTTAATGAGTCTTCTACATACCTCATGGGCTGGCTGCGCGATTACCTCTGGCTGAACTCTGCTCAGTTGATTAACGGGTACAACCCCTATGGCATGAACAACCTGGCGGTCTGGGGCTGGATGTTCCTCTTTGGACACCTGGTTTGGGCAACTGGTTTCATGTTCTTGATCTCCTGGAGAGGTTACTGGCAAGAATTGATCGAAACCTTGGTTTGGGCGCACGAGCGTACTCCTCTAGCTAACTTGGTTCGCTGGAAAGATAAGCCTGTTGCTCTCTCCATCGTTCAAGGCTGGTTGACTGGTCTAGTCCACTTCACGGTTGGCTACGTCCTCACCTACGCCGCTTTCCTCATCGCCTCCACTGCTAGCAAGTTCGGTTAA
- the psaA gene encoding photosystem I core protein PsaA — MAVSPQEREAKARVVVDKDPVPTSFQKWAQPGHFDRTLARGPKTTTWIWNLHALAHDFDSHTSDLEDVSRKIFSAHFGHLAVVFIWLSGMYFHGARFSNYEAWLANPLGVKPSAQVVWPIFGQEILNADVGGGFQGIQITSGFFYIWRAAGFTNTYQLYVTAIGGLVAAALMLFAGWFHYHKRAPKLEWFQNVESMLNHHLAGLFGLGSLSWAGHQIHVALPINALLDAGVPADQIPLPHEFILNSNLMAEIFPSFAKGLTPFFTLNWGEYADFLTFKGGLNPVTGGLWLTDTAHHHLAIAVLFLIAGHQYRTNWGIGHSIKTILENHKGPFTGEGHKGLYENLTTSWHAQLSINLAMVGSLSIIVAQHMYAMPPYPYLATDYATQLSIFTHHMWIGGFFIVGGAAHAAIFMVRDYDPVVNQNNLLDRVLRHRDAIISHLNWVCIFLGLHSFGLYVHNDTMRALGRPQDLFSDSAIQLQPIFAQWIQNVHTLAPGGTAPNALAPASYAFGGGAVAVGGKVAMMPIALGTADFMVHHIHAFTIHVTVLILLKGVLFARGSRLVPDKANLGFRFPCDGPGRGGTCQISGWDHVFLGLFWMYNSISIAIFHFSWKMQSDVWGTVNPDGTVSHVTGGNFAQSAITINGWLRDFLWAQASQVIQSYGTALSAYGLLFLGAHFVWAFSLMFLFSGRGYWQELIESIVWAHNKLKVAPSIQPRALSIIQGRAVGVAHFLLGGIVTTWAFFLARSISIG; from the coding sequence ATGGCAGTTAGTCCACAGGAGCGAGAGGCTAAAGCAAGGGTGGTCGTTGACAAAGACCCAGTTCCTACTTCTTTCCAGAAGTGGGCGCAACCAGGGCACTTTGACCGGACCCTCGCTCGAGGACCCAAAACCACTACTTGGATTTGGAATCTTCATGCCCTCGCTCACGATTTTGATAGTCATACTAGTGACTTAGAAGACGTATCCCGTAAAATCTTCAGTGCTCACTTTGGCCACCTGGCTGTAGTGTTCATCTGGCTCAGCGGGATGTATTTTCATGGCGCTCGCTTTTCAAACTATGAAGCTTGGCTGGCTAACCCTCTAGGCGTTAAACCTAGCGCTCAAGTGGTTTGGCCGATTTTTGGCCAAGAAATTTTGAATGCAGACGTAGGCGGCGGTTTCCAAGGTATTCAGATTACCTCTGGTTTCTTCTATATCTGGCGCGCTGCTGGCTTTACTAATACCTACCAGCTATATGTCACCGCTATCGGTGGTCTGGTAGCAGCTGCTCTGATGCTGTTTGCTGGCTGGTTCCACTACCACAAACGGGCTCCGAAGCTGGAGTGGTTCCAAAACGTTGAGTCTATGCTCAACCACCACTTGGCTGGTCTATTCGGTTTGGGCTCGCTATCTTGGGCTGGTCACCAAATCCACGTAGCACTGCCTATCAACGCCTTGCTAGATGCAGGTGTTCCAGCTGATCAGATTCCTCTGCCCCACGAGTTCATCCTGAACTCCAACTTAATGGCAGAGATTTTCCCCAGCTTTGCTAAGGGTCTAACTCCTTTCTTCACCTTGAACTGGGGTGAGTATGCAGACTTCCTGACCTTTAAAGGTGGTCTGAATCCAGTGACAGGTGGTTTATGGCTAACTGACACTGCACATCACCATTTGGCGATCGCAGTTCTATTCCTGATTGCTGGTCACCAGTACCGCACCAACTGGGGTATTGGCCACAGCATCAAAACCATTCTGGAAAATCATAAAGGTCCCTTTACAGGCGAAGGCCATAAAGGTCTTTATGAAAACCTGACCACTTCTTGGCACGCTCAACTGTCGATCAACCTGGCAATGGTTGGTTCCTTGAGCATCATCGTGGCTCAGCACATGTACGCAATGCCTCCGTACCCCTACCTGGCGACGGACTACGCGACACAGCTTTCCATCTTCACTCATCACATGTGGATTGGTGGCTTCTTCATCGTTGGTGGAGCTGCTCACGCTGCGATCTTCATGGTGCGTGACTACGACCCAGTCGTAAACCAAAACAACCTCTTAGATCGCGTCCTGCGTCATCGGGATGCCATCATTTCTCACCTCAACTGGGTGTGCATTTTCTTGGGCCTTCACAGCTTCGGTCTGTACGTGCACAACGACACGATGCGGGCTTTGGGTCGTCCCCAAGATTTGTTCTCGGATTCTGCAATTCAATTGCAGCCTATCTTTGCCCAGTGGATTCAAAATGTTCACACCTTAGCTCCAGGTGGTACTGCTCCTAACGCGCTGGCTCCTGCTAGCTATGCGTTTGGTGGTGGTGCGGTTGCTGTCGGCGGCAAGGTCGCAATGATGCCAATCGCATTGGGTACGGCGGACTTCATGGTTCACCACATCCATGCGTTCACGATTCACGTCACTGTCTTGATCCTGCTGAAGGGCGTACTATTCGCTCGCGGCTCTCGCCTAGTTCCTGACAAAGCCAACCTAGGTTTCCGTTTCCCCTGCGACGGTCCTGGTCGTGGCGGCACCTGCCAAATTTCTGGTTGGGACCACGTCTTCCTAGGTTTGTTCTGGATGTACAACTCCATCTCGATCGCAATTTTCCACTTCAGCTGGAAGATGCAATCGGATGTGTGGGGTACTGTCAATCCTGATGGAACCGTGTCTCACGTCACGGGTGGCAACTTTGCTCAAAGTGCAATCACGATCAACGGTTGGTTGCGTGACTTCCTCTGGGCACAGGCTTCTCAGGTTATTCAGTCGTACGGTACAGCGTTGTCTGCTTATGGCTTGCTGTTCCTCGGTGCTCACTTCGTTTGGGCATTCAGTCTCATGTTCCTGTTCAGCGGTCGCGGCTACTGGCAAGAACTGATTGAGTCTATTGTCTGGGCTCACAACAAACTGAAAGTGGCTCCTTCTATCCAGCCTCGTGCTTTGAGCATCATTCAAGGTCGTGCTGTAGGGGTGGCTCACTTCCTCCTGGGAGGAATTGTCACAACCTGGGCATTCTTCCTAGCTCGATCAATTTCGATAGGATAA
- a CDS encoding thioredoxin-like domain-containing protein, whose protein sequence is MPRVRAPELPQDRPWLNTAHPLTLRSLRGRFVLLDFWTYGCINCLHVLPTVKYLEQKYKDSLTVIGVHSAKFTNEQELNSIRQAVLRYDVEHPVLVDSEFEVWQQYAVRAWPTLVIIDPAGYVRHSLTGEVSCDRLEALLDELFQNSQTQETLRLKELSFTLEKQQQTLTSSLAFPGKVLVGQVGTEVWLFVADSGHHRLVIATLTGEVRHVIGTGEPGLVDGTFAEAKFLGPQGMSLDSDQLILYVADAENHALRRVDLRQQRVDTIAGTGIQNRLIRPQQGLALETPLNSPWDVEKVGDRLFIAMAGPHQIWVMRLLTGFIETYAGSGAEAGVDGEPTQAAFAQPSGITTDGQELCVADSEISAIRGIGLGPNYQVRTICGSGELFSFGDVDGIGEAARLQHCLGITYAQGNLWVADTYNHKIKRVDLSTQHCQTLVGNGQAGHQDRQGTDSSFAEPSGLSIWGDRLYVADTNNHAIRCVALDTLSVSTLTFPGLCSPTLCWPDFTL, encoded by the coding sequence ATGCCTCGCGTTAGAGCCCCAGAACTCCCACAAGACCGACCTTGGTTGAACACAGCTCATCCTTTGACGCTGCGATCGCTCCGGGGTCGGTTTGTTTTATTAGACTTTTGGACCTACGGCTGCATCAACTGTCTTCATGTTCTGCCAACTGTGAAATACCTGGAGCAGAAGTACAAAGACAGCCTCACAGTGATTGGAGTTCACTCCGCTAAATTTACCAACGAGCAAGAGCTAAACAGCATCCGTCAGGCAGTTCTGCGCTACGACGTTGAACATCCGGTGCTGGTAGACAGTGAGTTTGAAGTTTGGCAGCAGTACGCGGTTCGAGCTTGGCCCACTCTAGTCATCATTGACCCTGCTGGGTATGTGCGGCATTCTTTGACTGGGGAAGTCAGCTGCGATCGCCTAGAAGCTTTACTAGACGAGCTATTCCAAAACTCTCAAACTCAAGAAACTTTGCGCTTAAAAGAACTGAGCTTTACCCTCGAAAAGCAACAGCAAACCCTGACCAGCTCTCTTGCTTTTCCGGGCAAAGTTTTAGTTGGGCAGGTGGGGACAGAAGTTTGGTTATTTGTGGCTGACTCTGGTCACCATCGGCTAGTTATAGCGACGCTGACAGGTGAAGTGCGACATGTGATCGGGACTGGGGAACCGGGGTTAGTGGATGGCACTTTTGCAGAAGCAAAATTTTTGGGGCCTCAAGGGATGAGTCTTGACTCAGACCAGTTGATTCTCTATGTAGCCGATGCCGAAAACCATGCACTGCGTCGTGTTGACTTGAGGCAACAACGGGTAGATACGATCGCTGGCACCGGAATCCAAAACCGTTTAATTCGACCTCAGCAAGGATTGGCTTTAGAAACGCCGTTAAATTCTCCCTGGGATGTCGAAAAAGTAGGCGATCGCCTCTTCATTGCGATGGCAGGGCCACATCAAATTTGGGTCATGCGCTTATTAACTGGATTTATCGAGACATATGCAGGTAGTGGCGCAGAAGCAGGGGTCGATGGAGAGCCGACGCAGGCAGCTTTTGCTCAGCCCAGCGGTATCACTACAGATGGGCAGGAACTCTGTGTAGCTGATAGTGAAATCAGCGCCATTCGGGGCATAGGCTTAGGCCCAAACTATCAAGTTAGGACCATCTGTGGCAGCGGAGAGTTATTTAGCTTCGGTGACGTAGATGGCATAGGGGAAGCGGCGCGCCTTCAGCATTGTTTAGGCATTACCTATGCTCAAGGAAACTTGTGGGTTGCAGACACCTACAATCACAAAATTAAGCGAGTTGACCTAAGCACTCAACATTGTCAAACTTTGGTGGGCAATGGACAAGCTGGGCATCAAGATCGGCAAGGTACTGATAGCTCTTTTGCCGAACCCTCTGGTCTCAGTATTTGGGGCGATCGCCTGTATGTAGCGGATACCAACAACCATGCCATTCGCTGCGTTGCCCTGGATACCTTAAGTGTCTCGACCTTGACTTTTCCTGGCTTGTGCAGTCCAACTCTTTGTTGGCCAGACTTCACCCTCTAG